CGGTCCTGTTGTCATGATTTGATCAATATCATACATATTAAGTTTGAAAGCTGCTGCTTACTTATTTCTCACCTTAAACAGTAAGAAATATATTGCCGCAGCAATCTCATAATTGAAAACTCTTTCACACAAAACAATCAGCAAAGGCAAGGCCGAAAAAGAAATACCAGGTTCAGGTTTTTCCAGGCATCTCTGTGTGACATACCTTgattagcagcagcagcagcagcagcagcagcagcagcaggagatAGTACAACAGTGAGGTTAATTTAATACCATTAATCTTAGCCCCATCTCCTtctatcttcttcttcatcaaccGGGGTGTACCACTCCGGCCGTCTCTTCGAGTTGCTCAACCTGTAATTCAAGAACACTTCTTCGTCGCAAAGAGCCCTTGTCGCAACCAGCACGAGCGTCTTTATAACAGGGCCATCACCTTCTTGATCACGAGAACCCCAGGACTTAAACCAGAAGGTGCCGAATCTCTTCATCGCCACGCTCTCTTCACCTCCAAACACAAGGTTAGGAATATAAACCCTCATGTCCTTCTCACTCAGCGGGAAATCATAAGGGCAGACCATAGCGTTAGGGGTGGTGCCCTTCGGAGGGTGGTTCGCGAAATGGCCAAAGGCAAGCGGGTTACGCCACTCAACAACGTCCCCACCATCCCCCCTACGAGCGTCCTCCAAAGGCTTACTTAGCATTCTCCACATACGATCAGACCGCCCCTCAATATATTCAGAAGGATTTGGCTCGTACTCGGGCTGGCTATAACCATCCCAAACTTCTCGGGTTTCACCGCCAACTCCCCAAGGTTGCGCATTTATAACAATCCCGTCATACCTTGTGATCAAATAAGAATTCGAGGCATCGATTCTGGGATAGCCGGGGATATATCGGTAGTAAGCCGGCGAATAAATTACTCCGGGATAGAAGGCAAGAACAGATCCGACTTCAGCCTCCCCAGATAAGAATAAACCGCGACCAGCAGCCTTGTGAGGAATTTGAGATTGTTTGATTTCTAGGGTGTAGCCAATACTATCCCTCAAACTCTGCGATAACTCACGGTGAGATAATGGCCGCGTCGCAGGCACAACTGTGCTGCAAAGAAACAGTAGAGGTCAGGGCAGGAGAATCCAGTAGGTCTCACTAGTTTCCTCTGCATGTGCTATTAGTTCAATAAGTTAACAACAACAAATCAAACGAAAAACACATCTTCGGACTAAATAGCAACATTCACTACAAGAAAATCAACATGTAAGAacgttttttttatatttaacaatgcTTAAAAGCATTTCAATATAGTCCAGCATCACATTTGAAAGCGTCGACAAATGAAAAGTCGCCACGTATATACCGACGTTTATGCCAAGCGTcggtaaaatatattctgaCACTTTAAAGCGTCAAgaatttttaggattttttgAAACCCTAATGCTTTAAAgtgtcaaaaatttttaaaaaaaatagtaaaatttatcatttaataaattggTTTGATACAATAGAGTGGTCATATGAGGCACTTTTTGAAGCGTCGTATTTGCTATATTATAGGGACGCTTGAGGATGCTTCCTTCAAGCGTCATCTAAAAAGCGTTCttatattaagatttttttgtAGTGATTCTACATATGATTATTTAGATTTCATGATAGGAATGCCATTACCAGGTTTGTTAGCAGACGCGCTACTACCGATAGCAAAACTCAATCCACTACGTCGAGAACCATTCTGGGAATCTGGAACTGAATTCGGTGTATTGCGGTCCGTATCAGGACGAAGTATGCTATCCATCGTCTGGGATATGTTCTTAATTTGGAAATGAACATTTTCCTGGACTTGTCTCTGCTGATCAGAAACAGATGCTTTG
This genomic window from Ananas comosus cultivar F153 linkage group 3, ASM154086v1, whole genome shotgun sequence contains:
- the LOC109707606 gene encoding uncharacterized protein LOC109707606, producing the protein MAFLFHKFQEAVKSLAKSRAFARDPRHLQFEADVNRLFLYTSYNRLGKNADEKDADEIIEMGSKASVSDQQRQVQENVHFQIKNISQTMDSILRPDTDRNTPNSVPDSQNGSRRSGLSFAIGSSASANKPVVPATRPLSHRELSQSLRDSIGYTLEIKQSQIPHKAAGRGLFLSGEAEVGSVLAFYPGVIYSPAYYRYIPGYPRIDASNSYLITRYDGIVINAQPWGVGGETREVWDGYSQPEYEPNPSEYIEGRSDRMWRMLSKPLEDARRGDGGDVVEWRNPLAFGHFANHPPKGTTPNAMVCPYDFPLSEKDMRVYIPNLVFGGEESVAMKRFGTFWFKSWGSRDQEGDGPVIKTLVLVATRALCDEEVFLNYRLSNSKRRPEWYTPVDEEEDRRRWG